A portion of the Punica granatum isolate Tunisia-2019 chromosome 7, ASM765513v2, whole genome shotgun sequence genome contains these proteins:
- the LOC116215672 gene encoding uncharacterized protein LOC116215672 isoform X1, whose amino-acid sequence MASKENPEHDPTSTGTGDETIVAARRKRLRRVSFADVEITSVHIFKRDEDYSDSTPPYDPKPDDGAGRLTVGDGLGLFRDLGDHSDDSKELNHEREDEEQDDSEEEAVGRGSFFRPIESPSPGSSTVGSAVSNDEDNFFGPVSASFIRPGRLSDSAASDENHDVTMDSTAFSMHFRSLARSESGGDLKTPSRAGLGFEEKTLTQDAAEETNQGSLMVMTNARKLNQESSLPLDKFRSGGNDSNEMSLVGENQHRYDYGRLSPSLDALLAGGNEDLHWASVSLLADLNSLSGFDENRSSEKDLIDFGDEAIVGSTHDTDEVISAADVEVQEANPIQQVMKDVSNRNDWSASMPEYKSISTPEQLIKGHRLIETEVEMDGLTNVSRGTPQSNVSRFLELDVTAPQGSAYGRSSEEYPKENFPGNRILRVDKSDRMTESPFSGSISSISAKRREIFSYAATSPAKFSNLTALPAQSASSTSKESAKHGLSLSSIQKSISRFRNLDTSPSTSAVKNGIETLKLQISNYLSANSPHNTARLENSIEVPSEGAHAPDDAKEVDYKRMFFAGSNGIAGPHNIETFGNLEQNREITLAMEPGEPHVDLYTSISSSNDIAKDVPVMISSPSKVSWSGPISDKFPNIALRASEVGSSLMNVALDHRKDDGDASVSSELLISPMKETNQKPSMVKFYHGGISAQLNQQHQLNDLTGVNSEENQTSREIFTSAGCSTPSTDKLQLFSSGLRTEDQENLDLLPVSALKDLPSENNGADIQGTVLAGDDSVVSTSLCPHGRTEESPFEKSPPKKPAQSPRKIKLTQSPSLRELLHSLPADVQSHPREEIASSPSKLNCIGMIDCQKESCYSERPFAADDCKESSSRKRRSEEVVPGDECHTSKISRTTRSFEGGKSNRHDTNGYIKPSNERKKLASDVPPRDRKDVLTKFSQDTEKMLSPSHDRLALRAIGMFEETLDYLQKVRNYDILSSDIQSQGLPDQFSNASQRRSAETLLLLQKLVYEKARLQLCMVRQDRLQEVAKKLSAGVEESQNLRRIYMPVEKGDQPDHDCHLCSTNSKLKNKDAYYAVTSMRQECDVLDEKVRSLSNSLLAYCKIKDGSSTNDMASLEDSLRKRMYSRLVRQNLQPWEIAEFGSSSNHHNISLDYLGFICQSVSVTAYPVPSFTVSNELEDTMIERAFPNMDASKAFAYVFSGEATKETISSRRLAHKTQTTHFLLRNLLEVVEEVQQARLEIKNLICTTFHSSSGGHLDLLLSFLDFNSDQKVTVTLDMTCLNRGIYPYEVLPDHTKVCTNRMPQSLGMEIRAAARSLPFGHQRIMRLSRCVSKLVESSTS is encoded by the exons ATGGCGTCGAAGGAGAACCCGGAGCATGATCCAACGAGCACGGGGACGGGGGACGAGACCATTGTGGCGGCAAGGAGGAAGCGGTTGCGGCGCGTGAGCTTCGCGGACGTGGAGATAACGTCCGTCCACATTTTCAAGCGGGATGAGGACTACTCCGACTCCACCCCTCCTTACGACCCCAAGCCCGACGACGGGGCGGGGAGGCTGACTGTGGGTGACGGGCTGGGGCTCTTTAGGGATTTGGGAGACCACAGCGACGACTCCAAGGAGCTCAACCATGAAAGGGAGGACGAGGAGCAGGACGACAGCGAGGAAGAGGCGGTCGGTAGGGGTTCCTTCTTCAGGCCGATCGAGTCGCCGTCCCCTGGGAGCAGTACTGTCGGCTCTGCCGTTTCTAACGATG AAGACAATTTCTTCGGACCTGTGTCAGCGAGCTTTATCAGACCTGGAAGGTTATCTGATTCTGCCGCGTCGGATGAAAATCACGATGTTACTATGGATTCTACTGCATTCTCGATGCACTTCCGAAGCCTTGCAAGATCTGAATCTGGAGGAGATTTGAAGACGCCATCAAGGGCTGGTCTTGGTTTCGAGGAGAAGACCCTGACCCAGGATGCGGCAGAAGAGACAAACCAGGGAAGTTTGATGGTCATGACAAATGCCAGGAAATTGAATCAAGAGTCTTCCCTTCCTCTCGATAAATTTAGGAGTGGTGGAAATGATTCGAACGAAATGAGCCTTGTCGGAGAAAACCAGCATAGATATGACTATGGGAGGCTTTCTCCCTCTTTGGATGCCCTCTTGGCAGGAGGCAATGAGGATTTGCATTGGGCTTCTGTTTCACTTCTTGCTGACCTCAACTCATTATCTGGTTTTGATGAAAACCGAAGTAGCGAAAAGGATTTGATAGACTTTGGAGATGAAGCAATTGTCGGAAGTACTCATGATACCGATGAGGTGATTTCTGCAGCTGATGTGGAGGTACAGGAAGCTAATCCTATTCAACAGGTTATGAAAGATGTCTCCAACAGAAATGACTGGTCAGCCAGTATGCCTGAATATAAGTCCATCAGCACTCCAGAACAGCTGATAAAG GGCCATAGGCTAATTGAGACCGAAGTTGAAATGGATGGACTAACTAATGTCAGTAGAGGCACGCCGCAAAGTAATGTCAGTAGATTTCTTGAGTTAGATGTCACTGCTCCACAGGGATCAGCATATGGCAGATCATCTGAAGAATACCCAAAAGAAAACTTCCCTGGGAATAGAATTCTGAGAGTTGATAAGTCTGATCGAATGACCGAATCTCCATTCTCAGGGTCTATATCCTCGATATCTGCTAAACGAcgtgaaattttttcatatgCAGCCACTTCACCAGCAAAGTTTTCAAATTTGACGGCTTTACCAGCACAGTCAGCATCATCCACAAGTAAGGAAAGTGCAAAGCATGGTTTAAGTTTGTCATCAATTCAGAAGAGCATTTCCAGGTTTAGAAATCTGGATACTTCTCCAAGTACGTCTGCTGTTAAGAATGGGATTGAAACATTGAAACTCCAGATATCAAATTACTTGTCAGCAAATTCTCCCCACAACACAGCTCGTCTTGAAAATAGCATAGAAGTGCCGAGCGAGGGTGCACATGCTCCTGATGATGCAAAGGAAGTAGACTATAAAAGAATGTTCTTTGCCGGTAGCAATGGAATTGCGGGCCCACATAACATCGAGACATTTGGTAATTTGGAACAAAATCGAGAGATCACATTAGCTATGGAACCTGGAGAACCTCATGTTGATCTCTATACAAGTATTTCTTCCAGCAATGACATTGCTAAAGATGTTCCAGTGATGATTTCATCGCCCAGTAAAGTTTCTTGGTCAGGTCCAATCTCTGATAAGTTTCCGAATATAGCATTGCGTGCTTCTGAAGTTGGTTCATCGTTGATGAATGTAGCACTTGATCACAGAAAAGATGATGGAGATGCTAGTGTATCCTCTGAGCTCTTGATTTCTCCAATGAAAGAAACCAATCAGAAGCCATCAATGGTAAAGTTCTACCATGGGGGCATAAGCGCACAGTTAAATCAGCAGCATCAACTGAATGATTTAACTGGTGTTAACTCTGAAGAAAACCAAACTTCTCGAGAAATTTTTACCTCAGCTGGATGTTCGACTCCAAGTACTGACAAGTTGCAGTTGTTTTCTTCTGGACTGAGAACTGAAGACCAAGAGAATTTGGATTTATTGCCTGTAAGCGCTCTTAAAGATCTCCCAAGTGAAAACAATGGAGCAGACATTCAAGGGACCGTGCTGGCTGGAGATGACTCTGTGGTGTCAACTTCACTGTGTCCTCATGGACGAACAGAAGAATCACCATTCGAGAAG agCCCTCCGAAGAAACCAGCGCAGAGTCCTAGGAAGATAAAATTGACTCAAAGTCCTTCCTTGAGAGAGCTTTTACATTCTCTGCCTGCTGATGTCCAGTCCCATCCTAGGGAAGAGATAGCATCTTCCccatcaaaattaaattgcatTGGTATGATAGACTGCCAGAAGGAGTCATGTTATTCTGAAAGACCATTTGCTGCAGATGATTGTAAAGAATCCTCCAGTAGGAAAAGGAGGAGTGAGGAAGTAGTTCCTGGCGATGAATGCCATACAAGTAAGATTTCTAGAACAACGAGGAGTTTCGAGGGTGGAAAAAGCAATAGACATGATACCAATGGCTACATAAAACCTtcaaatgagagaaaaaagcTTGCATCAGATGTTCCACCAAGGGACAGGAAAGAT GTTTTGACAAAGTTCTCACAAGACACAGAAAAAATGCTGAGTCCATCACATGATCGACTAGCTTTAAGAGCA ATTGGCATGTTTGAAGAGACACTGGATTACCTTCAGAAAGTCAGAAACTACGATATCCTGAGCTCTGATATACAGTCTCAG GGATTACCTGATCAGTTTAGCAATGCTTCGCAGAGAAG ATCAGCAGAAACATTACTGTTGTTGCAGAAGTTAGTGTATGAGAAGGCAAGGTTGCAGTTATGTATGGTGAGGCAGGATAGATTGCAG GAAGTGGCAAAAAAATTGAGTGCAGGGGTCGAGGAATCACAAAATCTAAGACGAATTTACATGCCTGTTGAGAAAGGCGATCAACCTGACCATGATTGTCATCTCTGCTCAACCAACTCCAAGCTCAAGAACAAA GATGCATATTATGCCGTTACATCAATGAGACAAGAGTGTGATGTGTTAGATGAAAAAGTTAGGAGCTTAAGCAATTCATTACTTGCATATTGCAAAATCAAAGATGGGAGCAGCACCAATGATATGGCGTCACTTGAGGACTCCCTGAGAAAAAGGATGTATAGCAGATTAGTGCGCCAAAATTTGCAG CCCTGGGAGATCGCTGAGTTTGGGAGTAGCAGCAACCACCACAATATCAGCCTGGACTATCTTGGGTTTATTTGCCAGAG CGTCTCGGTAACTGCATATCCTGTTCCTAGTTTCACTGTTTCAAATGAATTGGAAGATACAATGATCGAAAGG GCATTTCCAAACATGGATGCTTCCAAAGCATTTGCTTATGTTTTCAGTGGTGAGGCAACTAAGGAAACGATCAGTTCCAGAAGATTGGCCCATAAAACACAG ACAACccattttcttcttcgaaATCTTTTGGAGGTGGTTGAGGAAGTACAACAGGCTAGGCTAGAGATAAAGAATTTGATATGCACTACTTTTCATTCTTCAAGTG GGGGGCATCTTGATTTGCTACTTTCTTTCCTCGATTTCAACAGCGACCAGAAGGTGACAGTAACCCTGGACATGACATGTTTGAATCG AGGGATTTACCCTTATGAAGTCCTTCCAGATCATACAAAGGTATGCACGAACAGGATGCCTCAATCCCTTGGGATGGAAATTAGAGCTGCAGCTAGGTCTCTTCCTTTTGGACACCAGAGAATCATGAGACTGAGCAGGTGTGTCTCCAAATTGGTGGAAAGTTCAACCAGTTGA
- the LOC116215672 gene encoding uncharacterized protein LOC116215672 isoform X2 yields the protein MASKENPEHDPTSTGTGDETIVAARRKRLRRVSFADVEITSVHIFKRDEDYSDSTPPYDPKPDDGAGRLTVGDGLGLFRDLGDHSDDSKELNHEREDEEQDDSEEEAVGRGSFFRPIESPSPGSSTVGSAVSNDEDNFFGPVSASFIRPGRLSDSAASDENHDVTMDSTAFSMHFRSLARSESGGDLKTPSRAGLGFEEKTLTQDAAEETNQGSLMVMTNARKLNQESSLPLDKFRSGGNDSNEMSLVGENQHRYDYGRLSPSLDALLAGGNEDLHWASVSLLADLNSLSGFDENRSSEKDLIDFGDEAIVGSTHDTDEVISAADVEVQEANPIQQVMKDVSNRNDWSASMPEYKSISTPEQLIKGHRLIETEVEMDGLTNVSRGTPQSNVSRFLELDVTAPQGSAYGRSSEEYPKENFPGNRILRVDKSDRMTESPFSGSISSISAKRREIFSYAATSPAKFSNLTALPAQSASSTSKESAKHGLSLSSIQKSISRFRNLDTSPSTSAVKNGIETLKLQISNYLSANSPHNTARLENSIEVPSEGAHAPDDAKEVDYKRMFFAGSNGIAGPHNIETFGNLEQNREITLAMEPGEPHVDLYTSISSSNDIAKDVPVMISSPSKVSWSGPISDKFPNIALRASEVGSSLMNVALDHRKDDGDASVSSELLISPMKETNQKPSMVKFYHGGISAQLNQQHQLNDLTGVNSEENQTSREIFTSAGCSTPSTDKLQLFSSGLRTEDQENLDLLPVSALKDLPSENNGADIQGTVLAGDDSVVSTSLCPHGRTEESPFEKSPPKKPAQSPRKIKLTQSPSLRELLHSLPADVQSHPREEIASSPSKLNCIGMIDCQKESCYSERPFAADDCKESSSRKRRSEEVVPGDECHTSKISRTTRSFEGGKSNRHDTNGYIKPSNERKKLASDVPPRDRKDIGMFEETLDYLQKVRNYDILSSDIQSQGLPDQFSNASQRRSAETLLLLQKLVYEKARLQLCMVRQDRLQEVAKKLSAGVEESQNLRRIYMPVEKGDQPDHDCHLCSTNSKLKNKDAYYAVTSMRQECDVLDEKVRSLSNSLLAYCKIKDGSSTNDMASLEDSLRKRMYSRLVRQNLQPWEIAEFGSSSNHHNISLDYLGFICQSVSVTAYPVPSFTVSNELEDTMIERAFPNMDASKAFAYVFSGEATKETISSRRLAHKTQTTHFLLRNLLEVVEEVQQARLEIKNLICTTFHSSSGGHLDLLLSFLDFNSDQKVTVTLDMTCLNRGIYPYEVLPDHTKVCTNRMPQSLGMEIRAAARSLPFGHQRIMRLSRCVSKLVESSTS from the exons ATGGCGTCGAAGGAGAACCCGGAGCATGATCCAACGAGCACGGGGACGGGGGACGAGACCATTGTGGCGGCAAGGAGGAAGCGGTTGCGGCGCGTGAGCTTCGCGGACGTGGAGATAACGTCCGTCCACATTTTCAAGCGGGATGAGGACTACTCCGACTCCACCCCTCCTTACGACCCCAAGCCCGACGACGGGGCGGGGAGGCTGACTGTGGGTGACGGGCTGGGGCTCTTTAGGGATTTGGGAGACCACAGCGACGACTCCAAGGAGCTCAACCATGAAAGGGAGGACGAGGAGCAGGACGACAGCGAGGAAGAGGCGGTCGGTAGGGGTTCCTTCTTCAGGCCGATCGAGTCGCCGTCCCCTGGGAGCAGTACTGTCGGCTCTGCCGTTTCTAACGATG AAGACAATTTCTTCGGACCTGTGTCAGCGAGCTTTATCAGACCTGGAAGGTTATCTGATTCTGCCGCGTCGGATGAAAATCACGATGTTACTATGGATTCTACTGCATTCTCGATGCACTTCCGAAGCCTTGCAAGATCTGAATCTGGAGGAGATTTGAAGACGCCATCAAGGGCTGGTCTTGGTTTCGAGGAGAAGACCCTGACCCAGGATGCGGCAGAAGAGACAAACCAGGGAAGTTTGATGGTCATGACAAATGCCAGGAAATTGAATCAAGAGTCTTCCCTTCCTCTCGATAAATTTAGGAGTGGTGGAAATGATTCGAACGAAATGAGCCTTGTCGGAGAAAACCAGCATAGATATGACTATGGGAGGCTTTCTCCCTCTTTGGATGCCCTCTTGGCAGGAGGCAATGAGGATTTGCATTGGGCTTCTGTTTCACTTCTTGCTGACCTCAACTCATTATCTGGTTTTGATGAAAACCGAAGTAGCGAAAAGGATTTGATAGACTTTGGAGATGAAGCAATTGTCGGAAGTACTCATGATACCGATGAGGTGATTTCTGCAGCTGATGTGGAGGTACAGGAAGCTAATCCTATTCAACAGGTTATGAAAGATGTCTCCAACAGAAATGACTGGTCAGCCAGTATGCCTGAATATAAGTCCATCAGCACTCCAGAACAGCTGATAAAG GGCCATAGGCTAATTGAGACCGAAGTTGAAATGGATGGACTAACTAATGTCAGTAGAGGCACGCCGCAAAGTAATGTCAGTAGATTTCTTGAGTTAGATGTCACTGCTCCACAGGGATCAGCATATGGCAGATCATCTGAAGAATACCCAAAAGAAAACTTCCCTGGGAATAGAATTCTGAGAGTTGATAAGTCTGATCGAATGACCGAATCTCCATTCTCAGGGTCTATATCCTCGATATCTGCTAAACGAcgtgaaattttttcatatgCAGCCACTTCACCAGCAAAGTTTTCAAATTTGACGGCTTTACCAGCACAGTCAGCATCATCCACAAGTAAGGAAAGTGCAAAGCATGGTTTAAGTTTGTCATCAATTCAGAAGAGCATTTCCAGGTTTAGAAATCTGGATACTTCTCCAAGTACGTCTGCTGTTAAGAATGGGATTGAAACATTGAAACTCCAGATATCAAATTACTTGTCAGCAAATTCTCCCCACAACACAGCTCGTCTTGAAAATAGCATAGAAGTGCCGAGCGAGGGTGCACATGCTCCTGATGATGCAAAGGAAGTAGACTATAAAAGAATGTTCTTTGCCGGTAGCAATGGAATTGCGGGCCCACATAACATCGAGACATTTGGTAATTTGGAACAAAATCGAGAGATCACATTAGCTATGGAACCTGGAGAACCTCATGTTGATCTCTATACAAGTATTTCTTCCAGCAATGACATTGCTAAAGATGTTCCAGTGATGATTTCATCGCCCAGTAAAGTTTCTTGGTCAGGTCCAATCTCTGATAAGTTTCCGAATATAGCATTGCGTGCTTCTGAAGTTGGTTCATCGTTGATGAATGTAGCACTTGATCACAGAAAAGATGATGGAGATGCTAGTGTATCCTCTGAGCTCTTGATTTCTCCAATGAAAGAAACCAATCAGAAGCCATCAATGGTAAAGTTCTACCATGGGGGCATAAGCGCACAGTTAAATCAGCAGCATCAACTGAATGATTTAACTGGTGTTAACTCTGAAGAAAACCAAACTTCTCGAGAAATTTTTACCTCAGCTGGATGTTCGACTCCAAGTACTGACAAGTTGCAGTTGTTTTCTTCTGGACTGAGAACTGAAGACCAAGAGAATTTGGATTTATTGCCTGTAAGCGCTCTTAAAGATCTCCCAAGTGAAAACAATGGAGCAGACATTCAAGGGACCGTGCTGGCTGGAGATGACTCTGTGGTGTCAACTTCACTGTGTCCTCATGGACGAACAGAAGAATCACCATTCGAGAAG agCCCTCCGAAGAAACCAGCGCAGAGTCCTAGGAAGATAAAATTGACTCAAAGTCCTTCCTTGAGAGAGCTTTTACATTCTCTGCCTGCTGATGTCCAGTCCCATCCTAGGGAAGAGATAGCATCTTCCccatcaaaattaaattgcatTGGTATGATAGACTGCCAGAAGGAGTCATGTTATTCTGAAAGACCATTTGCTGCAGATGATTGTAAAGAATCCTCCAGTAGGAAAAGGAGGAGTGAGGAAGTAGTTCCTGGCGATGAATGCCATACAAGTAAGATTTCTAGAACAACGAGGAGTTTCGAGGGTGGAAAAAGCAATAGACATGATACCAATGGCTACATAAAACCTtcaaatgagagaaaaaagcTTGCATCAGATGTTCCACCAAGGGACAGGAAAGAT ATTGGCATGTTTGAAGAGACACTGGATTACCTTCAGAAAGTCAGAAACTACGATATCCTGAGCTCTGATATACAGTCTCAG GGATTACCTGATCAGTTTAGCAATGCTTCGCAGAGAAG ATCAGCAGAAACATTACTGTTGTTGCAGAAGTTAGTGTATGAGAAGGCAAGGTTGCAGTTATGTATGGTGAGGCAGGATAGATTGCAG GAAGTGGCAAAAAAATTGAGTGCAGGGGTCGAGGAATCACAAAATCTAAGACGAATTTACATGCCTGTTGAGAAAGGCGATCAACCTGACCATGATTGTCATCTCTGCTCAACCAACTCCAAGCTCAAGAACAAA GATGCATATTATGCCGTTACATCAATGAGACAAGAGTGTGATGTGTTAGATGAAAAAGTTAGGAGCTTAAGCAATTCATTACTTGCATATTGCAAAATCAAAGATGGGAGCAGCACCAATGATATGGCGTCACTTGAGGACTCCCTGAGAAAAAGGATGTATAGCAGATTAGTGCGCCAAAATTTGCAG CCCTGGGAGATCGCTGAGTTTGGGAGTAGCAGCAACCACCACAATATCAGCCTGGACTATCTTGGGTTTATTTGCCAGAG CGTCTCGGTAACTGCATATCCTGTTCCTAGTTTCACTGTTTCAAATGAATTGGAAGATACAATGATCGAAAGG GCATTTCCAAACATGGATGCTTCCAAAGCATTTGCTTATGTTTTCAGTGGTGAGGCAACTAAGGAAACGATCAGTTCCAGAAGATTGGCCCATAAAACACAG ACAACccattttcttcttcgaaATCTTTTGGAGGTGGTTGAGGAAGTACAACAGGCTAGGCTAGAGATAAAGAATTTGATATGCACTACTTTTCATTCTTCAAGTG GGGGGCATCTTGATTTGCTACTTTCTTTCCTCGATTTCAACAGCGACCAGAAGGTGACAGTAACCCTGGACATGACATGTTTGAATCG AGGGATTTACCCTTATGAAGTCCTTCCAGATCATACAAAGGTATGCACGAACAGGATGCCTCAATCCCTTGGGATGGAAATTAGAGCTGCAGCTAGGTCTCTTCCTTTTGGACACCAGAGAATCATGAGACTGAGCAGGTGTGTCTCCAAATTGGTGGAAAGTTCAACCAGTTGA